A section of the Mesorhizobium loti genome encodes:
- a CDS encoding DUF680 domain-containing protein, which yields MTKLALSVAAMLLASSAAFAGSDHFEGGNQPSVDTAVTASISDTAPRNGADAQLRTEQDQTSVQDIVAQHDRDSLWGR from the coding sequence ATGACCAAGCTCGCTCTCAGCGTGGCCGCGATGTTGCTTGCCTCGAGTGCCGCCTTTGCCGGCAGCGACCATTTCGAAGGCGGCAACCAGCCTTCCGTCGACACCGCTGTCACGGCCTCGATCTCCGACACGGCACCCCGGAACGGCGCCGATGCACAGCTCAGGACCGAACAGGACCAGACCTCGGTTCAGGACATCGTCGCCCAGCACGATCGCGACAGCCTCTGGGGCCGATAG
- a CDS encoding DUF680 domain-containing protein has protein sequence MKNLALTAAAILVATTSAFAGSDHFNADTANQPLAAVDSNATASIPYKARQNKVDTTVTTGPSQAASQTDAGEFVGPPVPGN, from the coding sequence ATGAAAAACCTCGCTCTTACCGCCGCGGCCATTCTGGTGGCCACCACCAGCGCCTTTGCCGGCAGCGACCATTTCAACGCCGACACGGCAAACCAGCCGCTTGCCGCCGTCGACAGCAACGCCACCGCCTCGATCCCCTACAAGGCGCGCCAGAACAAGGTCGACACCACGGTGACGACCGGTCCCAGCCAGGCCGCTTCCCAGACTGATGCGGGCGAATTCGTCGGCCCGCCTGTGCCGGGCAACTGA
- a CDS encoding MBL fold metallo-hydrolase, with amino-acid sequence MFSMTRRTVLQSAAAAAAFGLAGKLEFTRPAFAELLVEPTIGFYKYTVGDIEVTAIYDGIWKKPHDPAFIKDVSVDETKAALAKAGLTTDFMPIPLTVVVLKMGGKLIMMDAGSGVGQWQANATHLPANMAAAGIDYKAIDTIMISHFHPDHVWGLMEKGTNTPVFPNAELIVNATEYNWWTDPSRLAKLPEGRKPAGKRIAENFPKWKNWKLVQDGAEVAPGIQIIAAPGHTPGHSVYLANSGKEQLMISADTMYVPALLAPHPEWQGSYDQDGPTAITTRHKIIDRVIADNIRISGSHFPFPGTGVFVKDGSAYGFTPVQI; translated from the coding sequence ATGTTCAGCATGACACGCCGCACAGTGCTTCAATCCGCCGCCGCCGCCGCCGCCTTCGGTCTTGCCGGCAAGCTCGAGTTCACGCGTCCCGCTTTCGCGGAACTGCTGGTCGAGCCGACCATCGGCTTCTACAAATACACGGTCGGCGATATCGAGGTGACCGCCATCTATGACGGCATCTGGAAGAAGCCGCACGACCCGGCCTTCATCAAGGATGTCTCGGTCGACGAGACCAAGGCGGCGCTTGCCAAGGCGGGGCTGACCACCGACTTCATGCCCATCCCGCTCACCGTCGTCGTGCTCAAGATGGGCGGCAAGCTGATCATGATGGATGCCGGCTCGGGCGTCGGCCAGTGGCAGGCCAATGCCACGCATCTGCCGGCCAACATGGCCGCCGCCGGCATCGACTACAAGGCGATCGACACCATCATGATCTCGCATTTCCACCCCGACCATGTCTGGGGCCTGATGGAGAAGGGCACCAACACGCCGGTGTTCCCCAATGCCGAGCTGATCGTCAACGCGACCGAGTACAATTGGTGGACCGATCCGAGCCGGCTGGCCAAGCTGCCCGAGGGCCGCAAGCCGGCGGGCAAGCGCATCGCCGAAAACTTCCCGAAATGGAAGAACTGGAAGCTGGTCCAGGACGGCGCGGAAGTGGCGCCCGGCATCCAGATCATCGCAGCACCCGGCCACACGCCGGGACATTCCGTCTACCTCGCCAATTCCGGCAAGGAGCAGCTGATGATCTCGGCCGACACCATGTATGTGCCGGCCCTTCTGGCGCCGCATCCGGAATGGCAGGGCAGCTACGACCAGGACGGGCCCACCGCCATTACCACGCGCCACAAGATCATCGACCGGGTGATCGCGGACAACATCCGCATTTCCGGTTCGCACTTCCCGTTCCCCGGCACCGGCGTCTTCGTCAAGGACGGCAGCGCCTACGGCTTCACACCCGTTCAAATTTGA
- a CDS encoding tetratricopeptide repeat protein, with amino-acid sequence MKQSYLGKHALYGLLGAIAVLTVVPVATIMPAYAVDDIEGADAPDLTAVQAKIAAKDYKGALADLRDLAQDNQQADVYNLLGFTLRKTGDTATALTYYNKALELKPDHKAAREYLGELYVETGDMAKAKEQLASLQKLCPAGCDELSDLQKAIDTKVTQ; translated from the coding sequence ATGAAACAATCCTATCTGGGCAAGCACGCCCTCTACGGCCTGCTCGGCGCCATTGCCGTGCTGACCGTGGTTCCCGTCGCGACCATCATGCCGGCCTATGCGGTCGACGACATCGAGGGCGCCGACGCGCCCGACCTGACCGCCGTCCAGGCCAAGATCGCCGCCAAGGACTACAAGGGCGCGCTGGCCGATCTGCGCGACCTCGCGCAGGACAACCAGCAGGCCGACGTCTACAATCTGCTCGGCTTCACGCTGCGCAAGACCGGCGACACCGCCACCGCGCTGACCTATTACAACAAGGCGCTGGAGCTGAAGCCCGACCACAAGGCCGCCCGCGAATATCTGGGCGAGCTCTATGTCGAGACCGGCGACATGGCCAAGGCCAAGGAGCAGCTGGCCTCGCTGCAGAAACTCTGCCCCGCCGGCTGCGACGAGCTTTCCGACCTGCAAAAGGCCATCGACACCAAGGTGACGCAGTAA
- a CDS encoding DoxX family protein: MTPNDIAAKLTGLATKYHIRDVTLLAGRLLMSFIFLHEGVTLATHFDGAAKAMAAQGVGLPLFVATIALQLGAGLSVATGLLTRLGGIGLGLFCLSTALLFHVNFANQNELLHFEKDLAISGGMFVLAAVGAGTLSLDWLLARYLEKRRRDKEMVNALLAVENQFSLEVRLPV, from the coding sequence ATGACACCCAATGACATCGCCGCGAAGCTCACCGGCCTCGCCACGAAATACCACATCAGGGACGTGACCCTGCTTGCCGGCCGCCTGCTCATGTCCTTCATCTTCCTGCATGAGGGCGTGACGCTGGCCACCCATTTCGACGGCGCCGCCAAGGCGATGGCCGCGCAAGGCGTCGGGCTGCCGCTGTTCGTCGCCACCATCGCGCTGCAGCTGGGGGCGGGGCTCTCGGTGGCGACAGGCCTGCTGACGCGGTTGGGCGGCATCGGGCTCGGCCTGTTCTGCCTGTCCACGGCCTTGCTGTTCCACGTCAACTTCGCCAACCAGAACGAACTGCTGCATTTCGAAAAGGACCTGGCCATATCGGGCGGCATGTTCGTGCTGGCCGCCGTCGGCGCCGGCACGCTCTCGCTGGACTGGCTGCTGGCCCGCTATCTGGAAAAGCGCCGGCGCGACAAGGAAATGGTCAACGCATTGCTGGCCGTGGAGAACCAGTTCTCCCTGGAGGTGCGGTTGCCGGTTTGA
- a CDS encoding DUF2934 domain-containing protein, producing the protein MTDDRNDKIRDRAYAIWQREGGAHGDHERHWHQAEMEIDRESALPLTADDALPQTREIASTDVLEVEQLAVRTGISGDEAQALIDRLGTDRAAIEQAARGLKARRKS; encoded by the coding sequence ATGACCGACGACCGCAACGACAAGATCCGAGACCGCGCCTACGCCATCTGGCAACGCGAAGGCGGCGCCCATGGCGACCACGAGCGGCACTGGCACCAGGCCGAAATGGAGATCGACAGGGAATCCGCCCTGCCGCTGACAGCCGACGACGCGCTGCCGCAGACCCGCGAAATCGCCAGCACCGACGTGCTGGAGGTCGAGCAACTGGCCGTGCGCACTGGCATATCGGGCGACGAGGCGCAGGCCCTGATCGACCGCCTGGGCACCGACCGCGCCGCGATCGAGCAGGCCGCGCGCGGCCTGAAGGCGAGGCGAAAATCCTGA
- a CDS encoding response regulator, translated as MTTLSGRRVLIVEDESLIAMLAEDFLIELGATVIGPATTIDGAIAIIETQEIDAAVLDINIRGERSERVAEALRLRGIPIVCATGYGDGAADFAKGAMIIAKPYSKEKLDLSLRFALFG; from the coding sequence ATGACAACACTGTCAGGCCGACGTGTGCTCATCGTCGAAGACGAATCCCTGATTGCCATGTTGGCCGAGGATTTTCTGATTGAGCTGGGGGCCACTGTCATTGGTCCTGCGACCACCATCGACGGCGCTATTGCAATCATTGAGACCCAGGAAATCGACGCGGCTGTCCTGGACATCAATATACGAGGTGAGCGGAGCGAGCGCGTTGCCGAGGCTTTGCGGCTTCGGGGTATCCCGATTGTATGCGCCACTGGATATGGCGACGGTGCGGCAGACTTCGCCAAGGGAGCGATGATTATTGCCAAACCTTACTCGAAAGAGAAACTCGACCTTTCGTTGCGGTTCGCGCTCTTCGGATAA
- a CDS encoding PAS domain S-box protein, translating into MQLGGGGEKLAERLDELSALYVLTDRLYRAKASHEAFEAGLDAIRDGLGCERASLLLFDEAGVMRFVAWRGLSERYRKALEGHSPWVVGECNPEAILVSHIAETDEPAAVKEMIASEGIVGLAFIPLTVQGEVVGKFMTYYERRHSFAVHEIDLATTIARQIGFYLERTRAENARKLAEEELRASEQQFRLMSEHAPVMIWTCDALGKCTNLNMMLREFWGVETDDIPTFNWHPTIHPDDAAEIGTRMMQALSTQTAVSVQGRYRNCKGEYRVLLTTARPHFSASGIFRGLIGVNVDVTERDQAEMAMRHSEERFRSAVEAAPSGMVMTDEEGRIVLVNLHAETLFGYGREEMVGQGIEMLVPDRSRGSHPVFRQGYGSSPQARPMGAGRDLYARRKDGKEVPVEIGLSPIQTREGMMALASVVDISERRRSEAQRELLMAELNHRVKNTLAVVQGIAQQTFKGTQATVAHAAFEGRLMALSTAHDILTQTSWEHASLDQLVRDSLQIRGAFSNRVSTTGPAILLRPNQALSLALAFHELLTNAVKYGALSNEAGKISVEWFLSDQPKPRLKLVWSELGGPAVSSPAKRGFGSRLLERGLAADLEAEVAMDFQPQGLVCRIDAPLMEGRMPQ; encoded by the coding sequence TTGCAGTTAGGTGGGGGCGGCGAAAAGCTCGCAGAGCGTCTGGACGAACTCAGTGCGCTTTACGTGCTGACGGATCGGCTGTACCGGGCAAAGGCAAGTCACGAAGCTTTTGAAGCTGGTCTGGATGCCATTCGCGACGGATTGGGGTGTGAACGCGCGTCCCTGCTGCTTTTCGACGAGGCAGGCGTGATGCGGTTTGTCGCCTGGCGCGGGCTGTCGGAACGTTACAGAAAAGCTCTGGAAGGTCACTCGCCCTGGGTTGTCGGCGAATGCAACCCTGAGGCCATCCTCGTTTCACACATTGCCGAAACGGATGAACCAGCCGCCGTCAAAGAGATGATTGCCAGCGAAGGCATTGTTGGCTTGGCGTTCATTCCATTGACGGTTCAAGGTGAGGTGGTGGGCAAATTCATGACCTATTATGAACGCCGGCATTCGTTTGCCGTCCATGAAATCGATCTCGCCACGACCATTGCCAGACAGATCGGGTTTTATCTGGAGCGGACGCGGGCGGAGAACGCGCGCAAGCTAGCCGAGGAAGAGTTGCGAGCATCCGAGCAACAATTTCGCCTTATGTCGGAACACGCTCCGGTGATGATCTGGACGTGCGACGCTTTGGGCAAATGCACCAATCTGAACATGATGCTACGCGAGTTCTGGGGCGTCGAGACCGATGATATCCCGACGTTCAATTGGCACCCGACCATTCATCCAGATGATGCTGCCGAAATTGGGACTCGGATGATGCAGGCCTTGTCTACGCAGACAGCCGTCTCGGTCCAGGGCCGCTACCGAAATTGCAAGGGCGAGTACCGCGTTCTGCTCACGACCGCCCGTCCCCACTTCTCCGCAAGTGGCATATTCCGCGGGCTGATCGGGGTAAATGTCGACGTCACGGAACGTGACCAGGCAGAGATGGCGATGCGCCACAGTGAGGAACGGTTTCGCTCGGCCGTAGAGGCGGCCCCGAGCGGTATGGTGATGACGGACGAGGAGGGGCGCATCGTTCTCGTCAATCTTCATGCCGAAACCCTGTTTGGCTATGGGCGGGAGGAGATGGTGGGGCAAGGCATCGAGATGCTGGTCCCCGATCGCTCTCGTGGCTCCCATCCGGTTTTTCGCCAGGGGTATGGGAGCTCCCCGCAGGCGCGCCCGATGGGTGCGGGCAGAGATCTCTATGCGCGGCGCAAGGACGGAAAAGAGGTGCCGGTCGAGATTGGGCTCAGCCCGATTCAGACGAGGGAAGGAATGATGGCGCTCGCCTCCGTGGTGGACATCAGCGAACGAAGGCGGTCGGAGGCACAAAGAGAGCTGCTGATGGCCGAACTAAACCATCGGGTGAAAAACACTCTGGCGGTCGTCCAGGGGATTGCACAACAGACGTTCAAGGGAACGCAGGCCACCGTTGCCCATGCCGCGTTCGAAGGCCGGCTGATGGCGCTGTCGACTGCGCACGACATCCTGACGCAGACCAGTTGGGAACATGCGTCTTTGGACCAGCTTGTACGCGACAGCCTGCAGATCAGAGGCGCGTTCTCCAACCGGGTTTCGACGACCGGACCCGCAATTCTGTTGCGGCCTAACCAGGCTCTCTCCCTGGCGCTCGCTTTCCATGAGCTGCTGACAAACGCCGTGAAGTACGGCGCCCTTTCAAACGAGGCCGGCAAGATTTCGGTCGAGTGGTTTCTCAGCGACCAGCCCAAGCCGAGGCTCAAGCTTGTCTGGAGCGAACTCGGAGGTCCCGCCGTTTCGTCTCCGGCCAAGCGAGGCTTTGGCTCTCGCCTCCTCGAGCGAGGATTGGCCGCAGATCTCGAGGCGGAGGTCGCGATGGATTTCCAGCCTCAGGGCCTTGTCTGCAGGATAGATGCCCCCCTGATGGAGGGGAGGATGCCGCAATGA
- a CDS encoding phage holin family protein: MDQGTDHRPFGSVLSEAVSQFASLMRLDLRLLEAEMRAKTSTIVSSGACGVAAAMFFVLAAFALVQFLILAMIHFGVGAMFACLIVGAVLIGAGVLSLYLAKRALIGWTITPVETVNQVRTDLAALKQGLRYGSTQQ, encoded by the coding sequence ATGGATCAGGGAACGGACCATCGGCCATTCGGGAGCGTGCTCAGCGAAGCTGTAAGCCAATTTGCTTCGTTGATGCGCCTCGATCTTCGTCTGCTCGAAGCGGAAATGCGGGCAAAGACCTCGACTATCGTCTCGTCGGGCGCATGCGGCGTGGCTGCCGCCATGTTCTTTGTCCTGGCGGCATTCGCCTTGGTCCAGTTCCTCATCCTTGCGATGATCCATTTCGGGGTCGGCGCGATGTTTGCCTGCCTGATCGTCGGTGCCGTTTTGATCGGCGCAGGGGTACTCTCTCTTTATCTGGCTAAGCGCGCTCTGATCGGATGGACCATCACGCCCGTCGAGACCGTCAATCAGGTGCGGACAGACCTCGCAGCTTTGAAGCAGGGACTACGTTATGGCTCAACCCAGCAATGA
- a CDS encoding AAA family ATPase has translation MKIVKLRINGFQSFRDSGDIYFSNGFNIIIGQNNAGKSATLRALLLHIPDDRHRTPEKWQDFMLPRPEVHFTVAAIGTEIRDWVMRSGNRQYFPIKMLNDGKVFPDFGIIFGNEEIHIKVLKYPNENRFFGNYPSYGYFEHNSGDSAAYISAAPENGELLLDRSPTAAANDTLPNLLFDAWQRDMFYFAAERMTVGEAEAGYAARLHPNASNLPNVLHTLSSERGDVFKQLVDHLREIFQSVGNLSVRTRPDNRNMEVRVWPTEAMERVELSFPLNSSGTGVSQVIAILVAIMTIDSAVIIIDEINSFLHPAAVKALLRILQTRYAQHQYIISTHAPEVIGFSNPSTIHLVRRAGYDSSVERLDLDDVGKFREVAEHLGVSMADVFAAERVIWVEGPTEELCFPYLYQQLVGNLPRGTIFTSVAATGDFNSNKRDPAIVYEVYHRLSTAAATLVVSVAFSFDTEKLTENQKTKMTRDSGGLLHFLPRRHLECYLMDPAAIAAFIISKDPSSAETVTPEILEAKLTEVAGEPPFKIPEWKGNIEDEVWLAHVDAANLIARVCGTVSEHRAPFAKKNDTLFLMKHTLEHNPDRLVQLRDYVENLVATIAS, from the coding sequence ATGAAAATTGTTAAACTAAGAATAAATGGTTTCCAATCATTTAGAGATTCTGGCGATATATATTTCTCCAACGGTTTCAATATAATCATAGGTCAAAATAACGCGGGTAAGAGTGCTACTTTACGTGCATTATTATTACATATACCCGACGACAGACACCGCACGCCCGAAAAATGGCAAGACTTTATGCTTCCTAGGCCGGAAGTTCATTTTACCGTCGCTGCGATCGGAACTGAGATTCGAGACTGGGTCATGCGATCCGGAAATCGCCAATATTTTCCTATTAAAATGTTAAACGACGGAAAGGTATTTCCCGATTTCGGTATTATTTTTGGAAATGAAGAAATACATATTAAGGTATTGAAGTATCCAAACGAGAATAGATTCTTTGGAAATTATCCATCCTACGGATATTTTGAACACAATTCCGGCGATTCGGCAGCATATATTTCTGCAGCTCCCGAGAATGGCGAACTTTTACTTGATAGATCACCGACAGCCGCAGCAAATGACACTTTGCCCAACCTTCTCTTCGATGCTTGGCAGCGGGATATGTTCTACTTTGCGGCAGAACGTATGACAGTCGGAGAAGCAGAGGCAGGATATGCCGCGCGCCTTCATCCTAATGCGAGCAATTTACCGAATGTTCTCCACACCCTCAGCAGCGAACGAGGGGACGTTTTCAAACAACTGGTTGATCACCTCAGAGAGATATTTCAGTCCGTCGGCAATCTCAGCGTCAGAACTAGGCCTGACAACCGAAATATGGAAGTTCGAGTCTGGCCAACTGAAGCAATGGAGAGAGTGGAGTTAAGTTTTCCTCTCAACTCAAGCGGCACAGGTGTCTCACAAGTTATTGCAATTCTCGTCGCAATTATGACAATTGACAGCGCTGTTATTATAATTGATGAGATCAATAGCTTTCTGCATCCTGCAGCAGTCAAAGCGCTCCTTCGAATTTTACAGACGCGGTACGCCCAGCATCAGTACATTATATCCACGCACGCGCCGGAGGTGATTGGTTTCAGCAACCCAAGCACCATCCATCTCGTTAGGAGAGCAGGCTACGATTCATCTGTCGAGCGATTGGACCTTGATGATGTGGGAAAATTTCGAGAGGTGGCCGAGCACCTAGGCGTCTCTATGGCAGATGTATTTGCAGCGGAGCGGGTCATCTGGGTCGAGGGTCCAACAGAAGAACTGTGCTTCCCCTATTTGTATCAACAGTTGGTTGGGAATTTGCCCAGAGGAACGATCTTCACTTCTGTTGCGGCTACGGGCGACTTCAATAGCAACAAGCGGGATCCTGCCATCGTCTACGAGGTCTATCACCGACTAAGCACGGCGGCAGCAACATTAGTGGTTTCGGTTGCCTTCAGCTTCGACACGGAAAAACTGACCGAGAATCAGAAAACCAAGATGACGCGAGATTCCGGCGGTCTATTGCACTTCCTACCTAGGCGCCATTTGGAATGTTATTTGATGGACCCGGCGGCAATCGCTGCGTTCATCATCAGCAAAGACCCTTCGTCAGCCGAAACCGTCACACCGGAGATCCTTGAAGCCAAGCTGACGGAAGTTGCAGGAGAGCCTCCATTTAAGATTCCGGAATGGAAAGGTAACATCGAAGACGAGGTATGGCTTGCGCATGTTGATGCCGCGAATCTGATCGCTCGGGTCTGCGGAACCGTCTCTGAGCACCGAGCGCCGTTCGCAAAGAAAAATGATACGCTCTTTCTGATGAAACATACACTCGAACATAACCCCGATCGCCTTGTCCAGTTGCGAGACTACGTCGAGAACTTGGTCGCGACGATAGCCTCGTAA
- the minC gene encoding septum site-determining protein MinC, whose translation MTFAAPLEAKSIRFRARSFVAFTLTPEAPMAEWLQGLDHWIGNSPGYFAGRPVLLDLNVLKPQPSEIAALVAELGTRGIRIYAIELEGASLGPDLPPLLVGAKEATTDGLLPGRKGADKARAEVSDKAEQPEGSAGKGRAENGKADSGRIGEGKAGASKAGESEPQVSHYDSGTLMIKAPIRSGQAIMHPHGDVIVLGSVASGSEIVAAGSIHVYGTLRGRASAGALGNTSARIFCRRNEAELLSVDGWYITAEEMEGVSRGKPVQAFLDGDKLRVETLS comes from the coding sequence GTGACCTTTGCCGCCCCCCTCGAGGCTAAATCCATTCGCTTTCGTGCTCGTTCCTTCGTCGCTTTCACATTGACCCCGGAAGCGCCCATGGCGGAGTGGCTGCAGGGGCTGGATCACTGGATCGGCAACTCGCCGGGCTATTTTGCCGGGCGGCCGGTGCTGCTGGATCTGAACGTTTTGAAGCCGCAGCCGAGCGAGATCGCGGCACTTGTGGCGGAGCTTGGTACGCGCGGTATCCGCATCTATGCCATCGAGCTTGAAGGGGCCTCGCTCGGGCCTGACCTGCCGCCTTTGCTGGTCGGCGCCAAGGAGGCGACGACGGATGGGCTGCTGCCTGGCCGCAAGGGCGCCGACAAAGCGAGGGCGGAGGTTTCCGACAAGGCCGAGCAGCCTGAAGGCAGCGCCGGCAAGGGCAGGGCGGAGAACGGCAAGGCCGACAGCGGCAGGATTGGCGAGGGCAAGGCTGGCGCAAGCAAGGCGGGCGAGAGCGAGCCGCAGGTTTCGCATTATGATTCGGGCACGCTGATGATCAAGGCGCCGATCCGGTCCGGCCAGGCGATCATGCATCCGCATGGCGATGTGATCGTGCTGGGCTCGGTCGCGTCCGGTTCGGAGATTGTCGCCGCCGGCTCGATCCATGTCTACGGCACGCTGCGCGGGCGCGCTTCGGCGGGCGCGCTGGGCAACACGAGCGCGCGCATCTTCTGCCGCCGCAACGAGGCCGAGCTTCTGTCCGTCGACGGCTGGTACATCACCGCCGAGGAGATGGAAGGGGTTTCGCGCGGCAAGCCGGTGCAGGCCTTCCTCGACGGCGACAAGCTGCGCGTCGAGACACTGAGCTGA
- the minD gene encoding septum site-determining protein MinD has protein sequence MGKVVVVTSGKGGVGKTTSTAALGAAVAKTGKKVALVDFDVGLRNLDLIMGAERRVVFDLVNVIQGTAKLSQALIRDKRVETLFLLPASQTRDKDALTEEGVGEVIDKLRSVFDYVFCDSPAGIERGAQLAMRFADEAVIVTNPEVSSVRDSDRIIGLLDARTMRAEQGEQIAKHVLVTRYDAARAARGEMLSIDDVLEILSVPLLGIIPESQDVLRASNLGAPVTLSEPLNTAAKAYLDAARRLEGEDLPVVVPFERKGFLDRLLGRRAA, from the coding sequence ATGGGCAAGGTAGTGGTGGTCACTTCGGGCAAGGGGGGCGTCGGCAAGACCACCTCGACGGCGGCGCTCGGTGCCGCCGTGGCCAAGACCGGCAAGAAGGTGGCGCTCGTCGATTTTGACGTCGGCCTCAGGAATCTCGACCTGATCATGGGCGCCGAACGCCGCGTGGTGTTCGACCTCGTCAACGTCATCCAGGGCACCGCGAAGCTGTCGCAGGCGCTGATCCGCGACAAGCGGGTCGAGACGCTGTTCCTGCTGCCGGCCTCGCAGACGCGCGACAAGGACGCGCTGACGGAAGAGGGCGTCGGCGAGGTCATCGACAAGCTGCGCTCGGTGTTCGACTATGTGTTCTGCGACAGCCCGGCCGGCATCGAGCGCGGCGCGCAGCTCGCCATGCGCTTTGCCGACGAGGCGGTCATCGTCACCAATCCGGAAGTGTCGTCGGTGCGCGATTCCGACCGCATCATCGGCCTGCTCGACGCCCGCACCATGCGCGCCGAACAGGGCGAGCAGATCGCCAAGCACGTGCTGGTCACCCGCTACGACGCGGCGCGCGCCGCGCGCGGCGAAATGCTCAGCATCGACGATGTGCTGGAAATCCTCTCGGTGCCGCTGCTCGGCATCATCCCCGAAAGCCAGGATGTGCTGCGCGCCTCCAACCTCGGCGCGCCGGTGACGCTGTCGGAGCCGCTCAACACCGCGGCCAAGGCATATCTCGACGCCGCAAGGCGGCTGGAAGGCGAGGACCTGCCGGTCGTCGTTCCCTTCGAGCGCAAAGGCTTCCTCGACCGGCTGTTGGGAAGGAGGGCGGCATGA
- the minE gene encoding cell division topological specificity factor MinE — MNVFDLFRRRSSAPVARERLQVLLAYERRNRSQPDLVSILREEIMAVIAKHVQIDQDYLQVSMDRGETMSTLEIDIQIPNKSAVPMAIAG; from the coding sequence ATGAACGTGTTCGACCTTTTCCGTCGGCGCTCCAGCGCGCCGGTGGCGCGCGAGCGGCTGCAGGTGCTGCTCGCCTATGAGCGCCGCAACCGCAGCCAGCCCGACCTGGTCTCCATCCTGCGCGAGGAGATCATGGCCGTCATCGCCAAGCACGTGCAGATCGACCAGGACTACCTGCAGGTCTCGATGGACCGCGGCGAGACCATGTCGACGCTGGAGATCGATATCCAGATCCCCAACAAGAGCGCTGTGCCGATGGCGATCGCGGGATGA
- a CDS encoding ATP-binding protein: MNSLRRRLIVLLVASIVGVVGLATAAILSVRGGGPPPELTVPWIAQQMELVVRLLPGPIPDVLRVQFTDHPAGGKVASAETAMLNHILQRRGLDLQAIVSEKGEEPGQVASVRLPDSRWAIMDVPHLKPPGREWLVLAGWISLIVAGATAVSVYFTSVLIRPLEMLEAAVSKIGSDGVLAAVPEVGSAEVKATAHALNQLSSRLRTAMESRMRLVAAAGHDLRTPMTRMRLRAEFLDEDRDKWLHDLDELDRIADSAIRLVREEVNQDAVEPLDLRKMVEDIEAEMVSLGHAVSIGHLDKVSVRAGALGLRRALRNLIVNAATHGKACGISLALADRRAVLTISDKGPGIPPDLINKAFEPFFRVDPGRQQFIPGAGLGLAIAKEIIERYGGTVTLENREGGGLAQTVVFKAV; the protein is encoded by the coding sequence GTGAACTCGCTGCGCCGCCGCCTCATTGTCTTGCTGGTCGCCTCGATCGTCGGCGTCGTCGGCCTGGCGACGGCCGCCATCCTCAGCGTGCGCGGCGGCGGGCCGCCGCCGGAGCTGACCGTGCCCTGGATCGCCCAGCAGATGGAACTGGTGGTCCGGCTGCTGCCGGGCCCGATACCGGACGTGCTGCGGGTGCAATTCACGGACCATCCGGCCGGCGGCAAGGTCGCCAGCGCGGAAACGGCGATGCTCAACCACATCCTGCAACGCCGCGGTCTCGACCTGCAGGCCATCGTCAGCGAAAAAGGAGAGGAACCCGGCCAGGTCGCGTCGGTGCGATTGCCCGACAGCCGCTGGGCGATCATGGATGTGCCGCATCTCAAGCCGCCGGGCCGCGAATGGCTGGTTCTGGCCGGCTGGATCTCGCTGATCGTGGCCGGCGCCACCGCCGTCTCGGTGTACTTCACCTCGGTGCTGATCCGGCCGCTGGAAATGCTGGAGGCCGCCGTCTCCAAGATCGGCAGCGATGGTGTGCTGGCCGCGGTGCCGGAAGTGGGCTCGGCCGAGGTCAAGGCGACCGCGCATGCGCTGAACCAGCTGTCGTCGCGGCTCAGGACCGCCATGGAAAGCCGCATGCGCCTGGTCGCCGCCGCCGGCCATGATCTGCGCACGCCGATGACGCGCATGCGGCTGCGCGCCGAATTCCTCGACGAGGACCGCGACAAATGGCTTCACGACCTCGACGAGCTCGACCGCATCGCCGACAGCGCCATCCGCCTGGTGCGCGAGGAGGTGAACCAGGATGCGGTCGAGCCGTTGGACCTGCGCAAGATGGTGGAGGATATCGAAGCCGAGATGGTGTCGCTCGGCCATGCCGTCTCGATCGGCCACCTCGACAAGGTTTCGGTGCGCGCCGGCGCGCTCGGCCTGCGCCGGGCGCTGCGCAACCTGATCGTCAACGCCGCCACCCATGGCAAGGCCTGCGGCATCAGCCTCGCGCTCGCCGACAGGCGTGCCGTGCTGACCATTTCCGATAAGGGCCCGGGCATTCCGCCCGACCTCATCAACAAGGCCTTCGAGCCCTTCTTCCGGGTCGACCCCGGCCGCCAGCAATTCATTCCGGGCGCCGGGCTGGGCCTGGCCATCGCCAAGGAGATCATCGAGCGCTATGGCGGGACGGTGACGCTGGAGAACCGCGAAGGCGGCGGGCTGGCGCAGACGGTGGTGTTCAAGGCTGTGTGA